The following coding sequences are from one Streptomyces sp. NBC_01485 window:
- a CDS encoding class I SAM-dependent methyltransferase — protein sequence MLAQASPWYVHALQRTTASPAEPLTVPARMEWTTRPGSGPGAEILGPDLSRKRLLELGCGPGHNAAHLATRYGAQTTGVDLVGLQVRRARSHYGRLNNLTFAAGHALHYLQASDEHFDAIYSVFGAVGLVAPELLLPAVAQHLKPGCTLAFSVPHPQRGGRRPSTDDRPSRDYVTLPDRTRLPIARWDFDADRWERHLDRAGLRLASAQEFHDARHGGRWPTILLITAHKL from the coding sequence GTGCTCGCCCAGGCGTCCCCCTGGTACGTCCACGCTCTCCAGCGCACAACGGCCAGCCCCGCCGAACCGCTGACCGTACCCGCACGGATGGAATGGACCACGCGGCCCGGCAGCGGCCCCGGCGCCGAAATCCTCGGCCCTGATCTGAGCCGCAAGCGACTGCTGGAACTCGGCTGCGGCCCCGGCCACAACGCCGCCCACCTCGCCACCCGCTACGGCGCCCAGACCACCGGCGTCGACCTCGTCGGCCTCCAGGTCCGCCGAGCCCGCTCGCACTACGGCCGGCTGAACAACCTCACCTTCGCCGCCGGCCACGCCCTGCACTACCTGCAAGCCTCCGACGAACACTTCGACGCCATCTACTCCGTCTTCGGAGCCGTCGGCCTCGTAGCCCCCGAACTTCTGCTCCCGGCCGTCGCCCAACACCTCAAGCCCGGCTGCACTCTCGCCTTCTCCGTCCCCCACCCCCAACGCGGCGGCAGGCGCCCCTCAACCGACGACCGCCCCAGCCGCGACTACGTCACCCTCCCCGACCGCACCCGACTACCCATCGCCCGCTGGGACTTCGACGCCGACCGCTGGGAGAGACACCTCGACCGCGCCGGCCTCCGGCTCGCCTCGGCACAGGAGTTCCACGACGCCCGCCACGGTGGCCGCTGGCCCACGATCCTGCTGATCACCGCGCACAAACTCTGA
- a CDS encoding thymidine phosphorylase — translation MAMDAVSVIRTKRDRGELSDEQIDWVIDAYTRGEVADEQMSSLAMAILLNGMNRAEIARWTAAMIASGERMDFSSLSRPTADKHSTGGVGDKITLPLAPLVAACGAAVPQLSGRGLGHTGGTLDKLESIPGWRALLSNEEMLSVLDGTGAVICAAGDGLAPADKKLYALRDVTGTVEAIPLIASSIMSKKIAEGTGSLVLDVKVGTGAFMKTLADARELASTMVGLGTDHGVKTVALLTDMSTPLGLTAGNALEVRESVEVLAGGGPADVVELTLALAREMLDAAGVRDADPAKALADGSAMDVWRRMIAAQGGDPDAPLPTAREQHVVKASASGVLTRLDAYDIGIAAWRLGAGRARKEHPVQAGAGVELHAKPGDTVTEGQPLLTLHTDTPERFDYALQAVTGSYDVSTPGSTFNASPVVLERIA, via the coding sequence ATGGCCATGGACGCCGTCTCCGTCATCCGCACCAAGCGGGACCGCGGTGAGCTCAGCGACGAGCAGATCGACTGGGTCATCGACGCGTACACCCGCGGCGAGGTCGCCGACGAGCAGATGTCGTCGCTCGCGATGGCCATCCTGCTCAACGGCATGAACCGCGCCGAGATCGCCCGCTGGACGGCCGCGATGATCGCCTCCGGCGAGCGCATGGACTTCTCGTCGCTGTCCCGCCCGACCGCCGACAAGCACTCCACGGGCGGCGTCGGCGACAAGATCACGCTGCCGCTGGCCCCCCTGGTGGCGGCCTGCGGCGCGGCGGTCCCCCAGCTCTCGGGCCGGGGCCTCGGCCACACCGGGGGCACCCTGGACAAGCTGGAGTCGATCCCCGGCTGGCGCGCCCTGCTCTCCAACGAGGAGATGCTGTCGGTGCTGGACGGCACGGGCGCGGTGATCTGCGCGGCGGGCGACGGCCTGGCCCCCGCCGACAAGAAGCTCTACGCCCTGCGGGACGTGACCGGCACGGTCGAGGCGATCCCGCTGATCGCCTCCTCGATCATGTCGAAGAAGATCGCGGAGGGCACGGGCTCGCTGGTCCTGGACGTGAAGGTGGGCACCGGCGCCTTCATGAAGACGCTGGCCGACGCCCGCGAGCTGGCCTCGACGATGGTCGGCCTGGGCACGGACCACGGCGTGAAGACGGTGGCGCTCCTGACGGACATGTCCACCCCGCTCGGCCTGACGGCGGGCAACGCGCTGGAGGTCCGCGAGTCGGTGGAGGTCCTGGCGGGCGGCGGCCCGGCCGACGTGGTGGAACTGACCCTCGCCCTGGCCCGCGAAATGCTGGACGCGGCCGGCGTGCGCGACGCCGACCCGGCGAAGGCCCTGGCCGACGGCTCGGCCATGGACGTCTGGCGCCGCATGATCGCGGCCCAGGGCGGCGACCCGGACGCCCCCCTCCCCACGGCGAGGGAACAGCACGTGGTGAAGGCGTCCGCCTCGGGCGTCCTGACCCGCCTCGACGCCTACGACATCGGCATCGCGGCCTGGCGCCTGGGCGCGGGCCGCGCCCGCAAGGAGCACCCGGTGCAGGCGGGCGCGGGCGTCGAACTCCACGCCAAGCCCGGCGACACGGTGACCGAGGGCCAGCCCCTCCTGACCCTCCACACGGACACCCCCGAGCGCTTCGACTACGCCCTCCAGGCCGTGACGGGCTCTTATGACGTCAGCACCCCGGGATCGACGTTCAACGCGTCCCCGGTGGTGCTGGAACGTATCGCCTGA
- a CDS encoding cytidine deaminase, producing MTPAAAPAAPVDWDALRELAREAMSHAYAPYSGYPVGVAALVDDGRTISGCNVENASYGLGLCAECGLVSELHRTGGGRLTHFTCVDGRGEILVPCGRCRQLLYEFGGPDLLLETPAGILPLSQMLPQAFGPDHLTR from the coding sequence GTGACCCCGGCCGCGGCGCCGGCCGCCCCGGTCGACTGGGACGCGCTGCGCGAGCTGGCCCGCGAGGCCATGTCCCACGCGTACGCCCCCTACTCGGGCTATCCGGTCGGGGTCGCGGCCCTGGTGGACGACGGCCGCACGATCTCCGGCTGCAACGTCGAGAACGCCTCCTACGGGCTCGGCCTGTGCGCCGAGTGCGGGCTGGTCTCGGAGCTGCACCGGACCGGCGGCGGCCGGCTCACCCACTTCACCTGCGTGGACGGCCGGGGCGAGATCCTCGTCCCGTGCGGCCGCTGCCGCCAGCTGCTGTACGAGTTCGGCGGCCCGGACCTGCTGCTGGAGACACCGGCGGGGATCCTCCCGCTGTCTCAGATGCTCCCGCAGGCCTTCGGCCCGGACCACCTCACCAGGTAA
- a CDS encoding HAD domain-containing protein has product MRTPYLLLDVDGVLIPFPDADGASPTTHNRHDVVPTDRSADDPVPVWLNPAHGPLLMQVILTCLITPVWCTSWRQDASTLIGPLLDLPALPYVDLPRPQITTSHPNGYLWKRDHVDTWLGDAPAIWIDDDFTPFDHKWAAERTARGQATALVQPDPHVGLLAEHLVEVLAWAALVPVARADVPAVSREAEAA; this is encoded by the coding sequence ATGCGCACGCCCTACCTGCTCCTCGACGTCGACGGCGTCCTCATACCCTTCCCGGACGCTGACGGAGCCAGTCCGACAACCCACAACCGGCACGACGTCGTGCCCACGGACCGAAGCGCCGACGACCCGGTCCCCGTCTGGCTCAACCCTGCGCACGGCCCCTTGCTGATGCAGGTGATCCTGACGTGTCTGATCACCCCCGTGTGGTGCACCAGTTGGCGTCAGGACGCCAGCACGCTCATCGGCCCGCTCCTCGACCTCCCGGCCCTGCCCTACGTCGACCTCCCACGCCCGCAGATCACCACGAGCCACCCCAACGGGTACCTGTGGAAACGCGACCACGTCGACACCTGGCTCGGCGACGCGCCCGCCATCTGGATCGACGACGACTTCACACCCTTCGACCACAAATGGGCCGCAGAGCGCACTGCCCGCGGCCAGGCGACCGCGCTTGTCCAGCCTGATCCCCACGTCGGGCTACTGGCCGAGCACCTGGTCGAGGTCCTGGCGTGGGCCGCGCTGGTGCCCGTTGCACGGGCCGATGTCCCAGCCGTTTCACGTGAAGCCGAAGCCGCATAG
- a CDS encoding ABC transporter ATP-binding protein produces the protein MDASSSPPLTAQSTIAVELAGITKRFPGVVANHDIHLAVRKGTVHALVGENGAGKSTLMKILYGMQKPDEGTIAIDGEQVSLSSPADAIARGIGMVHQHFMLADNLTVLENVVLGSEKLYGIGGNARKKIKEISDRYGLGVRPDALVEDLGVADRQRVEILKVLFRGAKTLILDEPTAVLVPQEVDALFDNLRELKSEGLSVIFISHKLGEVLSVADDITVIRRGTTVGTAVPAETTPRQLAEMMVGSELPTPETAESTVTDKPVIQVSHLTVYASGGASLGVEAEPVGPGSMVEAAGEVKKALDDVSFTIHAGEVMGIAGVEGNGQTELIDALIGTKNADSGTIAFLGEDITPWSTRKRRESGVGYIPEDRHRQGLLLEAPLWENRILGHVTEAPNAKGFWLNIKGAQADTRRIVEEFDVRTPGIDVTAASLSGGNQQKLIVGREMSHSPKFLIAAHPTRGVDVGAQAQIWDRIREARREGLAVLLISADLDELIGLSDTLRVIYNGTLVADADPATITPEELGSAMTGAASGHLEHVEEVGAEDGTEAGPEDEAR, from the coding sequence ATCGACGCGTCCAGCAGCCCTCCGCTCACCGCACAGTCGACGATCGCGGTAGAGCTGGCGGGGATCACCAAGCGCTTCCCCGGTGTCGTCGCCAACCACGACATCCACCTCGCCGTCCGCAAGGGCACCGTGCACGCCCTCGTCGGCGAGAACGGCGCCGGCAAGTCGACGCTGATGAAGATCCTCTACGGCATGCAGAAGCCGGACGAGGGCACCATCGCGATCGACGGCGAACAGGTGAGCCTCTCCAGCCCCGCCGACGCCATCGCGCGCGGCATCGGCATGGTCCACCAGCACTTCATGCTGGCCGACAACCTGACCGTGCTGGAGAACGTGGTGCTGGGCAGCGAGAAGCTGTACGGCATCGGCGGCAACGCCCGTAAGAAGATCAAGGAGATCTCCGACCGCTACGGGCTCGGCGTGCGCCCCGACGCCCTGGTCGAGGACCTCGGTGTCGCCGACCGGCAGCGCGTGGAGATCCTCAAGGTCCTCTTCCGCGGCGCCAAGACCCTCATCCTCGACGAGCCGACCGCCGTGCTCGTCCCGCAGGAGGTCGACGCGCTCTTCGACAACCTGCGCGAGCTGAAGTCCGAGGGCCTGTCCGTCATCTTCATCTCCCACAAGCTGGGCGAGGTGCTGTCCGTCGCCGACGACATCACCGTCATCCGGCGCGGCACGACCGTCGGCACCGCGGTCCCCGCCGAGACGACCCCGCGTCAGCTCGCGGAGATGATGGTCGGCAGCGAACTGCCCACCCCGGAGACCGCCGAGTCCACGGTCACCGACAAGCCGGTCATCCAGGTTTCCCACCTCACCGTGTACGCGAGCGGCGGCGCCTCCCTGGGCGTCGAGGCCGAGCCCGTGGGCCCCGGCTCCATGGTCGAGGCGGCCGGCGAGGTCAAGAAGGCCCTGGACGACGTCAGCTTCACCATCCACGCCGGCGAGGTCATGGGCATCGCGGGCGTCGAGGGCAACGGCCAGACGGAACTGATCGACGCCCTGATCGGCACCAAGAACGCCGACTCCGGCACGATCGCCTTCCTCGGCGAGGACATCACCCCCTGGAGCACCCGCAAGCGGCGCGAGTCCGGCGTCGGCTACATCCCCGAGGACCGCCACCGCCAGGGACTGCTCCTGGAGGCCCCCCTCTGGGAGAACCGCATCCTCGGCCATGTCACCGAGGCCCCCAACGCCAAGGGCTTCTGGCTGAACATCAAGGGCGCGCAGGCCGACACCCGCCGGATCGTCGAGGAGTTCGACGTCCGCACCCCCGGCATCGACGTCACCGCCGCCTCGCTGTCCGGCGGCAACCAGCAGAAGCTGATCGTCGGCCGCGAGATGAGCCACAGCCCCAAGTTCCTGATCGCCGCCCACCCCACCCGCGGGGTGGACGTCGGCGCGCAGGCCCAGATCTGGGACCGCATCCGCGAGGCCCGCCGCGAGGGCCTGGCCGTGCTGCTGATCTCCGCCGACCTCGACGAGCTCATCGGCCTGTCGGACACCCTGCGCGTGATCTACAACGGCACCCTGGTCGCGGACGCGGACCCCGCCACCATCACCCCGGAGGAGCTCGGCTCCGCCATGACCGGCGCCGCGTCCGGTCACCTGGAACACGTCGAGGAAGTCGGCGCCGAAGACGGCACCGAAGCCGGTCCGGAGGACGAGGCCCGATGA
- a CDS encoding ABC transporter permease, translating into MSTTTIAKPKAKRPGKGGRRFSLPVLLLIIAAVLVLASAVRLITGADGITSTGQMSTALRLAVPIGLAGLGGLWAERAGVVNIGLEGMMILGTWFGAWAGYQWGPWTGVVFGIIGGALGAVLHAVATVTFNVNHIVSGVAVNILALGVTRYLSKFTFENAAGGSSKQSPPIDSLGTFDIPGLSSWLDTLNEKHWFLISDIAGLAGGLITDLSPLTVVAVALVPATWWVLWRTAFGLRLRSCGENPIAAESLGVNVYKYKYIAVIISGGFAGLGGAFLSIVASNVYLDGQTAGRGYIGLAAMIFGNWMPGGLALGAGLFGYTDSLNLRGGTTNVHALILLLAILLVFGAAYLAWQKKYVPAVITALISALMFVWYVGTDEVPRQVVTAAPYVVTLLVLSLSAQSLRMPKADGMPYRKGQGK; encoded by the coding sequence ATGAGCACCACGACCATCGCCAAGCCGAAGGCGAAGCGGCCCGGCAAGGGCGGCCGCCGTTTCTCGCTCCCCGTCCTCCTGCTGATCATCGCGGCCGTCCTGGTCCTGGCCTCGGCCGTCCGCCTCATCACCGGCGCCGACGGCATCACCTCCACCGGCCAGATGTCCACCGCGCTGCGCCTCGCCGTCCCGATCGGCCTCGCCGGTCTCGGCGGTCTGTGGGCCGAGCGCGCGGGCGTCGTCAACATCGGCCTCGAGGGCATGATGATCCTCGGCACCTGGTTCGGCGCCTGGGCCGGCTACCAGTGGGGTCCGTGGACGGGCGTCGTCTTCGGCATCATCGGCGGCGCGCTGGGCGCCGTCCTGCACGCCGTCGCGACCGTCACCTTCAACGTGAACCACATCGTCTCCGGTGTGGCCGTCAACATCCTGGCCCTGGGCGTCACCCGCTACCTGTCGAAGTTCACCTTCGAGAACGCCGCCGGCGGCTCCTCCAAGCAGTCCCCGCCGATCGACTCGCTGGGCACCTTCGACATTCCCGGGCTGTCGAGCTGGCTGGACACGCTCAACGAGAAGCACTGGTTCCTGATCTCCGACATCGCCGGCCTGGCCGGCGGTCTGATCACCGACCTGTCGCCGCTGACCGTCGTCGCCGTCGCCCTCGTCCCGGCCACCTGGTGGGTGCTGTGGCGCACCGCGTTCGGCCTGCGCCTGCGCTCCTGCGGCGAGAACCCGATCGCGGCCGAGTCCCTCGGCGTCAACGTCTACAAGTACAAGTACATCGCCGTGATCATCAGCGGCGGCTTCGCGGGCCTCGGCGGCGCGTTCCTGTCCATCGTCGCCTCGAACGTGTACCTGGACGGCCAGACCGCCGGCCGCGGCTACATCGGCCTCGCCGCGATGATCTTCGGCAACTGGATGCCGGGCGGACTGGCGCTGGGCGCGGGCCTGTTCGGCTACACCGACAGCCTCAACCTGCGCGGCGGCACCACCAACGTCCACGCGCTGATCCTGCTGCTCGCGATCCTGCTGGTGTTCGGCGCGGCCTACCTGGCGTGGCAGAAGAAGTACGTCCCCGCCGTCATCACCGCGCTGATCTCGGCCCTGATGTTCGTCTGGTACGTCGGCACGGACGAGGTTCCGCGCCAGGTCGTGACGGCCGCCCCCTACGTCGTCACCCTGCTGGTGCTGTCGCTGTCCGCGCAGTCCCTGCGGATGCCCAAGGCGGACGGCATGCCGTACCGGAAGGGGCAGGGCAAGTGA
- a CDS encoding Uma2 family endonuclease: protein MSTHFGDHPRTGDDRAEWNEWDEAVWVWRHTVVPKGCRAEIIDGLVSVTPVSAGTGHAIAERVTRSLYEVIPDTWGVYQWLATAVPSRLGLYVPDLVVLPRAPGTGADADDHVPAAAARLVVEITSKATAHNDRVKKPAGYAEAGVPLYLLIDALAPEGPTVTLYGEPEDDTYRLLNTHSFGEAIHLPEPFGLALDTASFPAPTRVL, encoded by the coding sequence ATGAGCACGCACTTCGGTGACCACCCCCGAACCGGCGACGACCGGGCCGAGTGGAACGAGTGGGACGAAGCGGTCTGGGTCTGGCGCCACACCGTCGTCCCCAAGGGCTGCCGGGCGGAGATCATCGACGGCCTGGTCTCCGTGACACCCGTCTCGGCCGGCACCGGCCACGCCATCGCGGAACGCGTGACCCGCTCCCTCTACGAGGTCATCCCGGACACCTGGGGCGTCTACCAGTGGCTGGCCACAGCCGTCCCGTCCCGTCTGGGCCTCTACGTCCCGGACCTGGTCGTCCTCCCCCGCGCCCCGGGCACCGGCGCGGACGCCGACGACCACGTACCCGCGGCAGCGGCCCGACTGGTCGTGGAGATCACCTCGAAGGCCACAGCCCACAACGACCGCGTGAAAAAACCCGCGGGCTACGCCGAGGCAGGCGTCCCCCTCTACCTCCTCATCGACGCCCTGGCCCCGGAAGGCCCGACCGTCACCCTGTACGGCGAACCCGAGGACGACACCTACCGCCTCCTGAACACCCACAGTTTCGGCGAGGCGATCCACCTACCAGAGCCGTTCGGACTGGCTCTGGACACGGCGAGCTTTCCGGCTCCGACGAGAGTTCTGTAG
- a CDS encoding ABC transporter permease, whose amino-acid sequence MKKFDKERVLLAVAGPVIALVAAILLTSVVLIASGKSPIEPYTLMLEQAGYSDVQVLIVNQASMYYVAALAVAIGFRMNLFNIGVDGQYRLAAMMTAVVGANIALPSFLQIPLLLLVGVLTGAFWAGIAGVLKVTRGVSEVVATIMLNAIATSVIGYLTLDNMWGVQVGNNNTTGVMKDSGWVPGIDLGADVGEIYGLVFLAIALGVVYWIVLNRTRFGFDLRATGESETAAAASGVDAKKMVLTAMLISGGIAGLSGLPLLLGDAHTYSLSFPTGLGFTGITIALLGRNNPVGIAFAALLIAFLDKASPALDYATPVAYEKEIATIMQGLIVFAVVISYEAVRQWGLRRQQKRVGAELAAAAQNSKKEVTV is encoded by the coding sequence ATGAAGAAGTTCGACAAGGAGCGCGTGCTCCTCGCGGTGGCCGGCCCGGTCATCGCGCTCGTCGCGGCGATCCTGCTGACCTCGGTCGTGCTGATCGCCTCCGGCAAGAGCCCGATCGAGCCGTACACGCTCATGCTGGAGCAGGCCGGCTACTCCGACGTCCAGGTCCTGATCGTCAACCAGGCCTCGATGTACTACGTCGCCGCCCTCGCGGTCGCCATCGGCTTCCGCATGAACCTGTTCAACATCGGCGTCGACGGCCAGTACCGCCTCGCCGCGATGATGACCGCCGTCGTCGGCGCGAACATCGCCCTGCCGTCCTTCCTGCAGATCCCGCTGCTGCTCCTGGTCGGCGTCCTCACCGGCGCGTTCTGGGCCGGCATCGCGGGCGTCCTGAAGGTCACCCGGGGCGTCAGCGAGGTCGTCGCGACGATCATGCTGAACGCGATCGCCACCAGCGTCATCGGCTACCTCACCCTCGACAACATGTGGGGCGTGCAGGTCGGCAACAACAACACGACCGGCGTCATGAAGGACTCCGGCTGGGTCCCCGGCATCGACCTCGGCGCGGACGTCGGCGAGATCTACGGCCTGGTCTTCCTCGCCATCGCGCTCGGCGTCGTCTACTGGATCGTCCTCAACCGCACCCGCTTCGGCTTCGACCTGCGCGCCACCGGAGAGTCCGAGACCGCCGCCGCGGCCTCCGGCGTCGACGCCAAGAAGATGGTCCTCACCGCCATGCTGATCTCCGGCGGCATCGCGGGCCTGTCCGGCCTGCCCCTGCTGCTCGGCGACGCCCACACCTACAGCCTGAGCTTCCCCACCGGACTCGGCTTCACCGGCATCACCATCGCCCTGCTCGGCCGCAACAACCCGGTCGGCATCGCCTTCGCCGCGCTCCTGATCGCCTTCCTCGACAAGGCCTCTCCCGCCCTCGACTACGCGACCCCGGTGGCGTACGAGAAGGAGATCGCCACGATCATGCAGGGCCTGATCGTCTTCGCGGTCGTCATCTCGTACGAGGCCGTACGCCAGTGGGGGCTGCGCCGCCAGCAGAAGCGCGTCGGCGCCGAGCTCGCCGCCGCCGCCCAGAACTCCAAGAAGGAGGTGACGGTCTGA
- a CDS encoding phosphotransferase family protein, whose translation METSLNADLLDNLLTIAGRSTAAREEVRVWSMSGVERLTFTDGTTAVFKYAKKPFDREDQALRLARTLGVPVPAVHASAVVDGWLGMLLEDLGPAAREADDLDGATAAVVLHSTRTAAALPVLDQEGLRRLPSRALDHLGQLRKAERWQDTDDIEDALDRTAQASEARSAGTTVSPFGWVHSEFHPTSLHIGRHGWRLLDFARAFTGPGLLDLASWHGTLDTPDPVRLRVFLETYVTEGGTPDALTERGGLPAEKWALGWHRMWAVEWFMEQSIRWINDPATDPAYIKAVRRHLTDVLHLLEV comes from the coding sequence ATGGAAACGAGCCTCAACGCCGATCTCCTGGACAACCTGCTGACCATCGCAGGCCGGTCCACCGCTGCGCGCGAGGAGGTGCGGGTGTGGTCGATGTCCGGCGTCGAGCGCCTGACCTTCACCGACGGCACCACCGCCGTCTTCAAGTACGCCAAGAAGCCGTTCGACAGAGAGGACCAGGCACTCCGGCTCGCACGCACTCTTGGTGTCCCGGTGCCTGCCGTTCACGCGTCCGCGGTCGTGGACGGCTGGCTCGGAATGCTGCTGGAGGACCTCGGCCCTGCCGCCCGCGAGGCCGACGACCTCGACGGCGCCACCGCGGCTGTCGTCCTGCACAGCACCCGCACCGCCGCCGCCCTGCCGGTCCTCGATCAGGAAGGGCTGCGCCGACTTCCGAGCCGGGCCCTGGACCACCTCGGCCAGCTCCGCAAAGCGGAGCGGTGGCAGGACACGGACGACATCGAAGACGCCCTCGACCGCACCGCCCAGGCATCTGAAGCACGCTCGGCCGGTACGACGGTGTCCCCGTTCGGCTGGGTGCACTCCGAATTCCACCCCACCAGCCTCCACATCGGCCGACACGGCTGGCGGCTGCTGGACTTCGCCCGCGCCTTCACCGGCCCCGGCCTGCTCGACCTCGCCAGCTGGCACGGCACCCTCGACACCCCTGACCCCGTACGCCTGCGGGTCTTCCTGGAGACATACGTCACCGAAGGTGGCACTCCCGACGCCCTCACCGAACGGGGCGGACTTCCCGCCGAGAAGTGGGCGCTGGGCTGGCACCGCATGTGGGCCGTCGAGTGGTTCATGGAGCAGTCCATCCGCTGGATCAACGACCCGGCCACCGACCCCGCCTACATCAAAGCCGTCCGCCGCCACCTCACCGACGTCCTCCACCTCCTGGAGGTCTGA
- a CDS encoding tetratricopeptide repeat protein yields the protein MAAQREPNSRLRDTIDAIGCTYEALARDVRRVAAENGEILQTNKSAVSHWVNGTRRPTGRTRQYLAEVLSRRAGRTITQTEIGLRASDVEGPDERDPVLAATDLGRADVERRRFLAVAAFTTAGVAMPLAHDHEATARMLRARTGTSVVGADDVDVVRQITAAFSAADERLGGGHGLTTVTAYLADTAAPMLRGRYPSEALRRAAFGAVAELAYLAGWKHHDLGQEGAAQRYYQVGYQLACEADPHGHAAWMMRALAHQALSLKQPHHCVDLVEGALRRGLGHVDGQTEALLHITHARAYAAADEKPAAARALLAAEDALLRDDGPQPSYSRVSGPAAGTVASHTARTLTDLADHVGTEQQHRDALIRWDPEKYKRVHALTHADLGDSLAVQARADEAVAAWSQALTLMEGMTSDRTRKAITSLRSTLSIYQRRKVPGAAELARRAREALA from the coding sequence GTGGCAGCGCAGAGAGAACCCAACTCCCGCCTGCGCGACACCATCGACGCGATCGGCTGCACGTACGAGGCCCTGGCCAGGGACGTCCGGCGCGTCGCGGCCGAGAACGGCGAGATCCTCCAGACCAACAAGTCGGCCGTCTCCCACTGGGTGAACGGCACACGCCGGCCCACCGGACGGACCCGGCAGTACCTCGCCGAAGTGCTTTCCCGACGGGCAGGCCGCACCATCACCCAGACGGAGATCGGCCTCCGTGCATCAGATGTCGAAGGACCGGACGAACGGGATCCCGTCCTAGCCGCCACTGACCTGGGCCGCGCCGACGTGGAGCGTCGCCGCTTCCTCGCGGTGGCCGCCTTCACCACCGCCGGCGTCGCCATGCCACTCGCCCATGACCACGAGGCCACCGCCCGCATGCTCCGCGCCCGCACCGGCACGTCCGTCGTCGGGGCTGATGACGTGGACGTCGTACGCCAGATCACCGCAGCCTTCAGCGCCGCCGACGAACGCCTCGGCGGCGGCCACGGCCTGACCACGGTCACCGCCTACCTCGCCGACACCGCCGCACCCATGCTCCGAGGCCGCTACCCGAGCGAAGCCTTACGCCGGGCGGCCTTCGGCGCCGTGGCCGAACTCGCCTACCTCGCAGGCTGGAAGCACCACGACCTCGGCCAGGAAGGCGCCGCCCAGCGCTACTACCAGGTCGGATACCAACTCGCCTGCGAAGCCGATCCGCACGGCCACGCCGCCTGGATGATGCGCGCCCTCGCCCACCAAGCCCTCAGCCTCAAGCAACCCCACCACTGCGTCGACCTCGTCGAAGGCGCCCTACGGCGGGGTCTCGGCCACGTCGACGGCCAGACTGAAGCCCTGCTCCACATCACCCACGCCCGCGCCTACGCCGCCGCCGATGAGAAGCCCGCAGCGGCCCGCGCCCTGCTCGCCGCCGAGGACGCCCTGCTCCGCGACGACGGCCCCCAGCCCAGCTACTCCCGCGTCAGCGGCCCTGCGGCCGGCACCGTGGCCAGCCACACCGCCCGCACGCTCACCGACCTCGCCGACCACGTCGGCACCGAACAGCAGCACCGTGACGCCCTGATCCGGTGGGACCCCGAGAAGTACAAGCGTGTCCACGCCCTCACCCACGCCGACCTGGGCGACAGCCTCGCCGTCCAAGCCCGCGCCGACGAGGCTGTCGCCGCTTGGTCCCAGGCCTTGACCCTCATGGAAGGCATGACCTCCGACCGCACCCGCAAGGCGATCACATCGCTCCGATCCACCCTCTCCATCTACCAACGCCGCAAAGTGCCGGGAGCCGCCGAACTCGCCCGCCGCGCACGCGAAGCGCTGGCCTAA
- a CDS encoding NUDIX domain-containing protein produces the protein MAQRTTDDQPKALKPALESMTLLVAAVIVHDQATNRVVLLQRSQNAKFAQGMWDLPVGKSEPGEPITETAVRELYEETGLTVKPESLKVAHIIHGAWGVEAPNGFITVVFAAHEWTGEPENREPRKHAQVCWVDAEAIPEEFVDTTASALHRYLADGPQVSLDGWR, from the coding sequence GTGGCTCAGCGGACAACCGACGACCAGCCCAAAGCCCTCAAACCCGCCCTCGAATCCATGACGCTGCTCGTTGCCGCCGTCATCGTCCACGATCAGGCCACCAACAGAGTCGTCCTCCTCCAGCGCAGCCAGAACGCCAAGTTCGCCCAGGGCATGTGGGACCTCCCCGTCGGCAAGAGCGAACCCGGCGAACCCATCACCGAAACCGCCGTACGCGAGCTGTACGAAGAGACCGGTCTGACCGTGAAGCCGGAGTCCCTGAAGGTCGCCCACATCATCCACGGCGCTTGGGGCGTCGAAGCCCCCAACGGCTTCATCACCGTCGTCTTCGCTGCCCACGAATGGACCGGAGAACCTGAAAACCGCGAACCACGCAAACACGCCCAGGTTTGCTGGGTCGATGCGGAGGCCATCCCTGAGGAGTTCGTCGACACCACCGCCAGCGCGCTCCACCGCTACTTGGCGGACGGTCCGCAGGTCTCGCTCGACGGTTGGCGCTAG